Sequence from the Verrucomicrobiia bacterium genome:
GTGCGCCGAATGACCGCCGCAATCGGCCATCCGACGCTGCGGCTGATGCGAGTGAGAATTGGAGAATTCCAATTGGGCGCCCTGAAAGCCGGAACCTGGATCGCACTCAACACCGAACAACGGCGCCTGGTTTTGAAAAACGCATGAGCGAGCTTCCCCGCTATCTCAAGCCGCATCAGGATGGCGTGCTCCTTGCCGTTCGATTGCAGCCGCGTGCTTCCAAGAATGAAATCGGCGATCCCATGGGCGAAGAATTGCGAATCAAGGTAACCGCGCCACCCGTCGATGCGGCAGCGAACCAGGCGTTGATCGAATTATTGGCAGAACGTCTGAACTGCTCGCGAGGACGCATTGAGCTGGTGCGCGGACATACCTCGCGCCACAAGACAATCAAACTGCACAACTTCACTTGCGAACAGGTGCTACCGTCGCTGCGAAGCGCCTGCGCCTGATTTCAATTAAACGAGCATCACTGCGTTCTGGAGCAAGCCGATCCCGCTGATTCGAATCGAAACATCGTCGCAAGACTGCAACGTGAAGGTGTCGGGCGGTACCACGCCCGTTCCCGTCAACAGGACCGCCCCATTTGGAAATTTCTGACAGCGAAAGAGGAACCCGGCGAGTTCCTTGAACGTGCGCTTGATTTGTCCGACCGATGTTTCACCTGCGAAAACGATCTTGCCCGCACGCCGAATCTCGATCCCAATTTTCCATTCGCGCGCTGTTGCCTCGTCGGCTCCCAGCGTGATCCATGGTCCCAATGCGCAGGATCGCTCGTAGATCTTCGCTTGCGGCAGGTACAACAGATTTTCCCCTTCGATGTCGCGGGAACTCATGTCGTTCCCGATGGTGTGTCCAACCACGTCGCCACGGGAATTCAACACGAGCGCCAGCTCAGGTTCGGGCACACTCCACGTGGCGTCGTCGCGAATTCCAACAGGCGCCCCGCACGGCACCACCTTTTCGGCGACCGATTTAAAGAACAACTCGGGGCGTTCCGCCGCGTAGACCTTGTCATAGGCAGTCGCACTGAACTCTGATTCCTCCATGCGCGCCGTCTTGCTGCGCAGGTAAGTGACGCCCGCGGCCCATATTTCCTGGCGTTCGACGGGGGCCAGCAGTTTGACCTCCGAAAGGGGCATGCGCGGAAACGCCTTCGTCTCCATGCGGCTCAACGACGCCGCCAACCGTGCATCTTCAAGCAACGGCGTGAGTTCTGTTATTCCTGCGGGCGCGAGATCTATCACCACCAGGTCTTCACCAACGAGCCCAATGTGAACGCAATCGCGATGTGCAAAACGGCAGATATTCATAAGCGGGTCGCGCATACTACTATTGACGTTGCTGTGTGTCGGCAAGCAAACTCGCGCCATGATCCTGCCCAGACGGGCTGCTGCGCCGCCGCACCCAGCGCAATGAACCCAGACGAAACCATTTTCGATTCGGGCACGGCTGAGATTTTTCAGATCCAGACCTGCGCGCCGGGTCCGCGCGGGAGCCTGCCCATCACTGAGGACATGCTGCTGCACAGCCCGAGCGGCGATCTGTTCGGCATGACGCAGAACGCCGGGATGGGATGGGATCCATCCGAGCTTGGCCGCAAACAATTCCTTATCCTGAGCACGCAGGGAGGATTGCGGGCGCCCGACGGCAAACCGATCGCGCTCGGA
This genomic interval carries:
- a CDS encoding DUF167 domain-containing protein; amino-acid sequence: MSELPRYLKPHQDGVLLAVRLQPRASKNEIGDPMGEELRIKVTAPPVDAAANQALIELLAERLNCSRGRIELVRGHTSRHKTIKLHNFTCEQVLPSLRSACA
- a CDS encoding fumarylacetoacetate hydrolase family protein, with protein sequence MRDPLMNICRFAHRDCVHIGLVGEDLVVIDLAPAGITELTPLLEDARLAASLSRMETKAFPRMPLSEVKLLAPVERQEIWAAGVTYLRSKTARMEESEFSATAYDKVYAAERPELFFKSVAEKVVPCGAPVGIRDDATWSVPEPELALVLNSRGDVVGHTIGNDMSSRDIEGENLLYLPQAKIYERSCALGPWITLGADEATAREWKIGIEIRRAGKIVFAGETSVGQIKRTFKELAGFLFRCQKFPNGAVLLTGTGVVPPDTFTLQSCDDVSIRISGIGLLQNAVMLV